From the Penaeus monodon isolate SGIC_2016 chromosome 3, NSTDA_Pmon_1, whole genome shotgun sequence genome, the window tgtttatatatatatatatatatatatatatatatatatatacatatgtacatatatacataaatatatatatatatatatatataatatatatatatatatatatatatatatatatgtatgtatataaatatatatatatatatatatatatatatatatatatatatatacacatatacacacgtgtttgtgtatgtgtgtgtgtgtgtgtgtgtgtgtgtgtgtgtgtgtgtgtgtgtgtgtgtgtgtgtgtgtgtgtgtgtgtgtgtgtgtgtgtgcatgggtgagtgtatgtatatatacatatttatgtgtgtgtgtacatatatacataaaaaaatgatatatatacacaaatgtgcatatatatttatctatcatgtgTATAGGCTATATAtggaaggccaccatcagtcgatgtcgactttggcattattgtctctacccctcCCGTATAGGCGTCAATGCTTAGGCgaaaaaaatgtgaggagcaagttgttgccctgcagcatgctccctctctccacgcagatgTTGGATTCAAAGTAATCTTTTATTTCTAAAATGGCAGTACCTCTCTTGTTTGTGTAATATGTTCGATTGTATTACAGttaaatgtatatgatacatgATACCTATCGGTCCAGTTACACCATTTTGATCTGGGGTAAAATAATTCTAATTTCTACATTGATCTTCTTGATCGATGGAATAAGTATGGTGTGCATTATTCCAAAGGAAACTTGGTTAAATATGAAAATGTAATTACAATACTATCCGCGTTCCCTGTTGCTACGATACCTGGGTtttatgataacacacacacacacacacacacacacacacacacacacacacacacacacacacacatatatatatatatatatatatatatatatatatacatatatacatatatatatatacatgtatacatatatttacatatatacatatatatacatatatacatatatatacatatagatatatagatatagatatatatatgtgtgtgtgcgtgtgtgtgtgtgggtgtgtgagtgcggccgcgtttgtgtatgtgtttttatacaaTCTACAGACATTTATGCACgtcggagatttttttttatattaccggGGTATACCTACACTACTGCACGCgctatttatgaataatataacaaagaaacataatcattttttattactttgcaTATATCTGAGGTTATACATaaagttatagatatagagataaagttTCACAACAAAGTAAAATACGtccttatcatttatttctaaCCATAAGCAGGAGTAGGGGCAGGCTGGTAGGATGGAGAAGGGGCAGGTTGGTAGGATCTTGAAGGCTGCTGGGCGGGGTACTGAGCCTCTCCCTGATAAGCCACATCAGCTAGGAAGCCAGAGTCGCCGTTCACGTTATAGTTGACtgtctgcaggcggccgtcgggaagCTGGACATAGTAGGTACCCTGAGTGTCGTATCCGTCACGGGCTTCCTGGtggccgaagtcgttgccggagtaATCGTCTTTCACGGCATAATTAAAGTCGTACCGTGCTGGACCCTGTTAATTAGAAAGATATATTTCAATATGCAAGAATCAAAATGCATATTCCTTCAGAGGAGATTCTTTGAAGATGAAATTAGACTAAGAAATTGGTTGCAGAATCCacgaaaaataaaattacagatGAATTTGTTGCTGTAGTACGAAATGCAATAGGGTTATTATGTAAATTACTATCTATTTACTTTCAACTACACAGCCAGCAATAGTTACCACGGGAGCGGGTGCAGGGGCGTTGTAGGACGGGACAGGAGGATTATAGGAGGGAACAGGAGGACTGTATCTAGGACCAGTGTCAGCAGAGGCGCTGAGGACAAGGGCAGCGATGATCATCTGGAAGATAatatactttaatttatttttcagatataaaatatatgcgagCATCGGTTAATGTTTAAAATCACAACAGAAATTCACTTTGGTTGGTATTGTACCAAGAGAGCCATGTTGGTGATAAGGTGAAGTGTGATATACCGACAAGGAAAACGCGCCTTATATATACTCCCGTCTTTCGTGTCATGACGTAATCGTTGTTGGGAAACTGGA encodes:
- the LOC119589304 gene encoding cuticle protein 18.6-like, whose protein sequence is MALLMIIAALVLSASADTGPRYSPPVPSYNPPVPSYNAPAPAPVGPARYDFNYAVKDDYSGNDFGHQEARDGYDTQGTYYVQLPDGRLQTVNYNVNGDSGFLADVAYQGEAQYPAQQPSRSYQPAPSPSYQPAPTPAYG